Proteins encoded by one window of Cellvibrio sp. KY-GH-1:
- a CDS encoding SelT/SelW/SelH family protein yields MTDISFTAPPSATNKVVIHYCNMCRWMLRSAWLAQELLSTFDGELDEVALHPGTGGIFHVWLNDQLIWDRVADGGFPEAKELKQRVRDLLCPDRSLGHSDGHKKGD; encoded by the coding sequence ATGACTGATATTAGTTTTACTGCGCCACCGTCGGCGACCAATAAAGTGGTAATTCACTACTGTAATATGTGCCGCTGGATGCTGCGCTCCGCCTGGCTTGCGCAGGAATTGTTAAGTACTTTTGATGGTGAGCTGGACGAGGTGGCTTTGCATCCGGGTACGGGCGGAATTTTCCATGTGTGGCTTAATGACCAGCTGATCTGGGACCGGGTTGCCGATGGAGGCTTTCCAGAAGCCAAGGAGCTTAAGCAGCGGGTGCGCGATTTGCTCTGTCCGGACCGGTCGTTGGGGCATAGTGACGGCCATAAAAAAGGTGACTGA